One window of Candidatus Leptovillus gracilis genomic DNA carries:
- a CDS encoding four helix bundle protein has product MDQDVLKKRTKQFALRVIHLTESLPAGKTADVIGRQLLRSGTSVAANYRAACRAKSPADFIAKMGIVEEEADESIYWMELLVEAGIVKESLLQPLMQEANELLAITVASINTAKKRKTKE; this is encoded by the coding sequence GTGGACCAGGACGTCTTGAAAAAACGGACGAAGCAGTTTGCTTTGCGCGTCATTCATTTGACGGAATCATTACCCGCAGGCAAAACGGCCGATGTGATTGGACGTCAGTTGTTGCGCTCAGGCACTTCCGTGGCTGCCAACTATCGCGCCGCCTGCCGTGCCAAATCCCCAGCCGATTTCATAGCCAAAATGGGTATTGTTGAAGAAGAAGCCGACGAATCAATTTATTGGATGGAGTTACTTGTTGAAGCAGGTATTGTGAAAGAATCTTTGTTGCAGCCTCTTATGCAAGAAGCGAATGAACTGTTAGCCATCACCGTAGCCTCTATCAATACGGCGAAGAAACGCAAAACAAAGGAATAA
- a CDS encoding SDR family oxidoreductase — protein sequence MKAVPLQKWVDAVVAEYGRIDILVNNAGVLRDGQLVRVKDGELTGMMSEADFDLVIGVNLKGVFNCTQAVAPVMIKQGSGVILNASSIVGLDGNFGQTNYVATKSAVIGMTKVWARELGKFNVRVNAVAPGFTLTEMVQQMPQKVLDGMIARTPLRRMGETRDIANAYLFLASDEASFISGETLRVDGGIVVGT from the coding sequence CTGAAAGCCGTACCGTTGCAGAAGTGGGTGGATGCGGTGGTGGCGGAATACGGCCGTATAGACATCCTCGTCAACAACGCCGGCGTCCTGCGTGACGGCCAACTTGTCCGCGTCAAAGACGGCGAACTGACCGGCATGATGTCCGAAGCCGATTTCGACCTGGTGATCGGCGTTAACCTCAAGGGCGTCTTCAACTGCACCCAGGCCGTCGCCCCGGTGATGATTAAGCAGGGCAGCGGCGTCATCCTCAACGCCTCCTCCATCGTCGGGCTGGATGGCAACTTCGGGCAGACCAACTACGTGGCGACAAAATCGGCCGTGATTGGCATGACCAAAGTGTGGGCGCGTGAACTGGGCAAGTTCAACGTGCGCGTCAACGCTGTCGCCCCCGGCTTCACCCTCACCGAAATGGTGCAGCAAATGCCGCAAAAAGTCCTCGACGGCATGATCGCCCGCACCCCCCTGCGCCGCATGGGCGAAACCCGCGACATCGCCAACGCCTACCTCTTCCTGGCCTCCGACGAAGCCAGCTTCATCAGCGGCGAAACCCTGCGCGTAGATGGCGGCATTGTTGTCGGCACTTGA
- a CDS encoding alpha/beta hydrolase, with protein MDHYAQVNNLRLHYLDRDGGDPALLLLPGLTANAHSFDGLVAAGLSPCFRTIAVDFRGRGLSDKPTTGYSMAEYCGDVLGLMDELGLDTAVLCGHSFGALIGLILAAQHPERFSHLIMLDSSHLLITPETVTLIKASLDRLGKTLPSMDAYLAAMRQMPYLQGYWDDCLESNFRADVRVNPDGSVQPHATPAIIAETIEHEYAEPWLESVTAVTQPVLLLNAPNPYGPPDAPPILSAKMAGETAVLFANCTYQQVPGNHITMLFGETARKVMDEIRDFVSGD; from the coding sequence ATGGACCACTACGCACAAGTCAACAACCTGCGCCTGCACTATCTGGACCGCGACGGCGGCGATCCCGCCTTGCTGCTTTTGCCGGGGCTGACGGCCAATGCCCACAGCTTCGATGGACTGGTCGCGGCCGGGTTAAGTCCCTGTTTCCGCACCATCGCCGTAGATTTTCGCGGGCGCGGCCTGAGCGACAAGCCGACGACCGGCTACAGCATGGCCGAATATTGCGGCGACGTGCTGGGGCTGATGGATGAACTGGGATTGGATACGGCCGTTCTCTGTGGTCATTCCTTTGGCGCGCTCATCGGCCTGATTCTGGCCGCGCAGCATCCCGAGCGCTTCAGTCACCTCATCATGCTCGATTCCTCCCACCTGCTCATCACCCCAGAAACCGTGACGCTGATCAAGGCGTCGTTGGATCGCCTGGGCAAGACGCTGCCTTCGATGGACGCTTATCTGGCCGCCATGCGGCAAATGCCTTATCTGCAAGGCTATTGGGACGACTGCCTGGAAAGCAACTTCCGCGCCGACGTGCGCGTGAACCCGGATGGCTCCGTGCAGCCGCACGCCACCCCGGCCATTATTGCCGAGACCATCGAACATGAGTATGCCGAACCGTGGCTGGAGAGTGTAACGGCCGTTACCCAACCCGTCCTGCTGCTCAACGCCCCCAACCCCTACGGGCCGCCCGACGCGCCGCCTATTTTGTCGGCGAAGATGGCCGGGGAAACGGCCGTGCTCTTCGCCAACTGCACTTATCAACAAGTCCCTGGCAACCACATCACCATGCTCTTCGGCGAAACCGCCCGCAAAGTGATGGACGAAATAAGAGATTTTGTTTCAGGAGATTAG
- a CDS encoding 3-oxoacyl-ACP synthase, translating into MNNQPSVGIVSTGTYSPPGYLTAADIAELSGYPEWVIRDKLGITKKHVGGPDDQPNEMGIKAALDCLQDSGVDPQEIDVVLCTTEEWREYLLWTSGIHLAYEIGATNAWAMDIHTRCATTVGAMKMAKDMMIADPEINTILIAGGYRVSDFINFKNPRTTFLWNIGSGGGAMLLRKNHPRNHVLGSHLISDGFMSKHVIVPASGTIHHPTDEAVKNDQFYFDLVEPELMKDRLNAVSMDNWVKCVDEALRKSGPRPDGRSYTKADLDFLNMVLIKPSGHKEMLERLGLTEEQSVYLHDIGHTGEQDAMFGIREGLKQGRLKDGDLMAIVAAGIGYVWAAGIVKWGE; encoded by the coding sequence ATGAACAACCAACCATCTGTAGGAATCGTTAGCACCGGCACGTATTCACCCCCCGGTTATCTCACCGCCGCCGACATCGCCGAACTCAGCGGCTACCCGGAATGGGTCATCCGCGACAAGTTAGGCATCACCAAAAAGCACGTCGGCGGGCCAGACGATCAGCCCAACGAGATGGGCATCAAGGCCGCCCTCGACTGCCTGCAAGACAGCGGCGTAGACCCCCAAGAGATAGACGTTGTCCTCTGCACCACCGAGGAATGGCGCGAATACTTGCTCTGGACCTCCGGCATCCACCTGGCCTACGAAATCGGCGCGACCAATGCCTGGGCGATGGACATCCACACCCGCTGCGCCACCACCGTCGGCGCGATGAAAATGGCGAAAGACATGATGATCGCCGACCCCGAAATCAATACCATCCTCATCGCCGGCGGCTACCGCGTCAGCGATTTCATCAACTTCAAAAACCCGCGCACCACTTTCCTATGGAATATCGGCAGCGGCGGCGGGGCGATGCTGCTGCGCAAAAACCACCCGCGCAACCACGTCCTGGGCAGTCACCTCATCAGCGATGGCTTCATGAGCAAACACGTCATCGTGCCCGCCAGTGGCACCATCCACCATCCCACCGACGAAGCGGTGAAAAACGACCAGTTCTATTTTGATCTGGTGGAGCCGGAATTGATGAAGGACCGCCTGAACGCCGTGAGCATGGACAATTGGGTGAAATGCGTGGACGAGGCGCTGCGCAAAAGCGGCCCCCGGCCCGACGGCCGTTCCTACACCAAAGCCGACCTGGACTTCCTGAACATGGTCCTCATCAAACCCTCCGGCCACAAAGAGATGCTGGAGCGCCTGGGCCTGACGGAAGAGCAGTCCGTCTACCTGCACGACATCGGCCACACCGGCGAGCAAGACGCCATGTTTGGCATCCGCGAGGGTCTCAAACAAGGCCGCCTGAAAGATGGTGACCTGATGGCGATTGTGGCGGCCGGCATCGGCTACGTCTGGGCGGCGGGCATTGTGAAATGGGGCGAATAA
- a CDS encoding long-chain fatty acid--CoA ligase — protein sequence MDAADLLTSRARLTPEREALLELETGIRYTYGQLNARANRCANWLRGYGVGYGDRVSILAHNSVVYLDLFYGCAKIGAIFTPLNWRLAVPELVYIVNDCTPKFLLFGPEFEATVQQMRAGIAVDHVVPLYRYEEVLPGHSVEEPLRPFDLTGESTHCILYTSGTTGRPKGAMIPQRQVIWNCINTVISWGLIEHDVSPVFTPMFHAGGLFAFLTPIFYIGGRIVLSKGFDAEESLCVILEEKCTVILGVPTLFQMWQKSPIYASADFSHVRFFISGGAPCPPQLINQWREEKDVVFRQGYGLTEVGPNCFSMTDEESVPKTGCVGKPIFHSAMKLVDEHGDLVPAGVTGELCIKGPHVTTGYWNNPEATAKSLVDGWFHTGDMARMDEDGFYTIVGRFKDMIISGGENVYAAEVEAIFREHTAVGEAALIGKPDDQWGEVGIMITVLKPGQSATPEELQEFCRGRLARYKVPKEVIFVDELPYSPYGKVEKIKLKKQYIEVR from the coding sequence ATGGATGCGGCAGATTTGTTAACCAGCCGGGCGCGGTTGACGCCAGAGCGAGAGGCGCTGCTAGAGTTGGAAACTGGCATTCGCTATACTTATGGTCAGCTGAATGCGCGGGCTAATCGCTGCGCCAACTGGCTGCGCGGCTATGGCGTGGGCTATGGCGACCGGGTCTCGATTCTGGCGCATAACAGCGTCGTTTACCTGGATTTGTTCTATGGCTGCGCCAAAATCGGGGCGATTTTTACGCCGCTGAACTGGCGGCTGGCCGTGCCGGAACTGGTCTACATCGTCAATGACTGCACGCCCAAATTTTTGCTCTTTGGCCCGGAATTTGAGGCGACGGTACAGCAAATGCGCGCTGGCATTGCCGTAGACCATGTCGTCCCCCTGTACCGCTACGAAGAAGTGCTGCCCGGCCACTCGGTTGAGGAACCGTTACGGCCGTTTGACCTGACCGGCGAATCTACCCACTGTATTTTGTACACCTCTGGCACAACCGGCCGGCCGAAAGGGGCGATGATTCCCCAGCGGCAAGTAATATGGAACTGCATCAACACTGTCATCAGTTGGGGCCTCATCGAACACGACGTCAGCCCGGTTTTCACCCCTATGTTTCACGCTGGCGGTCTGTTTGCCTTCCTGACGCCTATCTTCTACATCGGTGGGCGCATCGTCCTGAGCAAAGGGTTCGACGCCGAAGAATCGCTGTGTGTGATTTTAGAAGAGAAATGCACCGTCATCCTCGGCGTGCCGACCCTCTTCCAGATGTGGCAAAAGTCGCCCATCTACGCCAGCGCCGATTTTAGCCATGTCCGCTTCTTCATCAGCGGCGGCGCGCCCTGCCCGCCCCAACTTATCAACCAGTGGCGCGAAGAAAAGGACGTCGTTTTCCGCCAGGGCTACGGTCTGACCGAAGTCGGCCCGAATTGCTTCTCCATGACGGATGAAGAGAGCGTGCCCAAGACCGGCTGCGTGGGCAAACCCATCTTCCACAGCGCAATGAAGCTGGTGGATGAACATGGCGACCTTGTTCCGGCGGGCGTAACGGGCGAACTGTGCATCAAAGGGCCGCACGTCACCACCGGCTATTGGAACAACCCGGAAGCGACGGCCAAATCGTTGGTGGACGGCTGGTTCCACACCGGCGACATGGCCCGCATGGACGAGGATGGCTTTTACACGATTGTCGGCCGATTTAAGGACATGATCATCTCTGGCGGGGAAAACGTGTACGCGGCGGAGGTAGAGGCGATATTTCGGGAGCATACGGCCGTCGGCGAAGCCGCCCTCATCGGCAAACCCGACGACCAATGGGGCGAAGTCGGCATCATGATCACCGTCCTCAAACCGGGGCAGTCCGCCACGCC